Proteins encoded in a region of the Populus nigra chromosome 3, ddPopNigr1.1, whole genome shotgun sequence genome:
- the LOC133689479 gene encoding acetyl-CoA-benzylalcohol acetyltransferase-like yields MKVQILSRKLIAPSSPTPPNLKNLKISCFDQLAPPTYVPCVFFYPANGEDHGGNNVERSKKIEKSLAETLALFYPLGGRYIEENLSIGCSDEGAEYLEARVSGSLSQLLEREEFKTEMWSRLVPRVLQPENSPLVTIQINMFECGGLAIGTCVAHRIADAYTVGTFINTWATACRIGIEKVHCRPSFPFGSLFPPKNIPAITSVDDLISVRAVKKVVRKSFVFKGETISRLKEIATALDSNQLLKYQPTRVEVVTGLIWMVLIRVARAIHGHLRPSVFGLTVNMRGKTTLTMPEYACGNFINLVIAQFVPDDESKIELHDCVNRVHDAIRSAVEDCAKASSGDELFSLMIKKMREGDEAWRKSEIDVYIVNSWCRLPWYETDFGWGKPSWVHGVDAATSPGTVTLMDTEDGGGIEAFLGLDESSTLLFQQNLDVALTGN; encoded by the coding sequence ATGAAGGTTCAAATCTTATCTAGAAAGTTGATAGCTCCATCATCTCCAACTCCACCCAACCTTAAgaacttgaagatttcatgtttTGACCAGCTTGCTCCTCCCACGTACGTGCCCTGCGTTTTCTTCTACCCAGCCAATGGTGAAGACCATGGTGGAAACAATGTCGAGCGGAGTAAGAAAATCGAAAAATCACTAGCTGAAACCTTAGCCCTCTTTTACCCACTAGGGGGGAGATACATCGAAGAAAATTTGTCAATTGGGTGTAGTGATGAGGGAGCAGAATATTTGGAAGCTCGAGTTAGTGGTTCCCTATCTCAACTTCTCGAAAGAGAAGAGTTTAAGACTGAAATGTGGTCGCGTTTGGTGCCACGAGTACTCCAACCAGAAAACAGCCCTCTTGTAACCATTCAAATCAATATGTTTGAATGTGGAGGACTAGCTATTGGTACATGTGTGGCACACAGGATAGCTGATGCATACACGGTAGGTACCTTCATCAACACTTGGGCCACTGCTTGCCGAATTGGGATCGAAAAGGTACATTGTCGTCCGAGCTTCCCTTTCGGTTCTCTTTTTCCACCGAAGAACATACCCGCTATCACTTCGGTGGACGATCTGATAAGTGTTAGAGCTGTTAAAAAGGTTGTCAGGAAATCTTTCGTGTTTAAGGGTGAAACTATATCAAGATTGAAAGAAATTGCTACGGCTTTAGATTCAAACCAGCTGCTGAAATACCAACCGACCCGAGTGGAGGTTGTGACAGGACTTATATGGATGGTTCTCATAAGGGTAGCTCGAGCTATCCACGGCCACCTGAGGCCTTCTGTCTTTGGACTTACTGTTAACATGCGAGGGAAGACAACTTTAACTATGCCCGAGTATGCTTGTGGAAACTTCATAAACTTGGTGATTGCGCAATTTGTGCCAGATGATGAGAGCAAGATTGAGCTTCATGACTGTGTGAATCGGGTGCACGATGCGATAAGAAGCGCTGTAGAGGATTGTGCGAAAGCTTCAAGCGGGGATGAGTTATTTTCTCTCATGATCAAGAAGATGAGGGAGGGGGATGAAGCATGGAGAAAAAGCGAGATAGATGTCTATATAGTAAACTCTTGGTGTCGATTGCCATGGTATGAAACAGATTTTGGATGGGGAAAGCCCTCTTGGGTGCATGGCGTGGATGCCGCTACAAGTCCTGGTACTGTTACGCTCATGGACACTGAAGATGGTGGTGGAATTGAAGCATTTTTAGGTTTGGATGAGAGTAGCACACTTCTTTTTCAGCAAAATCTGGACGTTGCATTAACTGGCAACTAG